One window of Nostoc sp. UHCC 0926 genomic DNA carries:
- the avd gene encoding diversity-generating retroelement protein Avd, translating into MKELSVIQKTYDCIKWYVPIIERLPKIHKFSLGDRIINQLYDLLEGLIKAKYAKNKLPQLESLNTELDILRYQTRMLLDFNKMSVERYEYAIKLLDEIGIELGGWIKKQRDREK; encoded by the coding sequence ATGAAAGAATTATCGGTCATTCAAAAGACCTATGATTGTATTAAATGGTATGTGCCAATTATTGAGCGATTGCCGAAAATTCATAAGTTTTCTTTAGGAGATAGGATAATTAATCAGCTATACGATTTATTGGAGGGGTTGATTAAAGCCAAGTATGCCAAAAACAAACTTCCTCAACTAGAATCTCTCAATACCGAGCTAGATATTTTACGATATCAAACCCGAATGCTGCTTGACTTCAATAAAATGTCAGTTGAGCGATACGAATATGCCATAAAATTATTAGATGAGATTGGTATTGAACTAGGTGGATGGATTAAAAAACAAAGAGATAGGGAAAAGTAA
- a CDS encoding RNA-directed DNA polymerase has translation MKRYGNLYPQIIKFENILLASRQAQKGKRFRDKILEFNYNLETELIRLQQKLTDKTYQPGAYRTFHLTNPKSRLISAAPYRDRVVHHALCNIIVPIFERTFIADSYANRLGFGTHRALNKFTHFARNSRYVLQCDIRKYFPSIDHIILKELIRRKIKCSDTLWLIETIIGNSNEQEGVIDYFPGDDLLTPVTRRRGLPIGNLTSQFFANIYLSGFDHFVKEQLKISKYVRYVDDFALFSDDRELLADARLAIEEYLAQLRLKIHPIKSQLFETKIGATFLGFRVFSDRVRVRNSNLHQARRRLKRLQTNYVQGRIDLEKVNQSIQSWFAHLEHGDTWHLRQQIFTSLDWSRE, from the coding sequence ATGAAACGTTACGGCAACCTTTACCCTCAAATTATTAAATTTGAAAATATACTTCTAGCATCTCGCCAGGCACAAAAAGGCAAGCGATTTCGGGATAAGATTTTAGAGTTTAATTATAATTTAGAGACGGAATTAATCAGATTACAACAAAAGTTAACGGATAAAACTTATCAGCCAGGAGCTTACCGAACATTTCACCTGACAAATCCTAAAAGTCGCCTCATTTCAGCCGCACCCTATCGGGATAGGGTTGTTCATCATGCCCTGTGCAATATAATAGTGCCAATTTTTGAGAGAACTTTTATAGCTGATTCTTATGCTAACAGACTTGGTTTTGGAACCCATCGAGCTTTGAATAAATTTACTCATTTTGCTCGAAACAGCCGCTATGTACTTCAGTGTGATATCAGAAAATATTTTCCCAGTATTGACCACATAATTTTAAAAGAATTAATACGTCGTAAAATTAAATGCTCTGATACGCTGTGGTTGATTGAGACTATTATCGGCAACAGTAACGAACAAGAAGGAGTAATTGATTATTTTCCTGGCGATGATTTACTTACTCCTGTGACTCGGAGAAGAGGTTTACCAATTGGAAATTTAACCAGTCAGTTTTTTGCGAATATTTATTTAAGTGGTTTTGACCATTTTGTGAAAGAACAGCTAAAGATATCCAAATACGTCCGTTATGTCGATGACTTTGCTTTATTTAGTGATGACCGAGAATTGTTAGCAGATGCCAGACTAGCTATAGAAGAATATTTAGCTCAGTTAAGGCTCAAAATTCACCCAATTAAAAGCCAGTTATTTGAAACAAAAATCGGTGCAACTTTTCTAGGATTTAGAGTATTTTCAGACAGAGTTCGGGTGCGAAACAGCAATTTACATCAGGCTAGACGAAGACTCAAGCGATTGCAAACAAACTATGTTCAAGGTAGAATTGACCTGGAAAAAGTTAATCAATCAATTCAAAGTTGGTTTGCTCATTTAGAGCATGGAGATACTTGGCATCTGCGCCAACAGATATTTACTTCACTCGATTGGTCGAGGGAGTAG